Proteins encoded by one window of Conger conger chromosome 1, fConCon1.1, whole genome shotgun sequence:
- the LOC133108670 gene encoding apolipoprotein A-I-like, producing MRLFVVLALVAFTGCQANVLRSDEPQTQLGVVKGAFWDYLGKASKTVQDSFTTLRESELGQQVNTRIEDSVQIARQYTAIVQDQVSIVGQEAYDKVSEQVDRLSERLQQDLKAVKVQLEPYTEKVRANIKQQVEKLGQKVAPYTEFLETNYLQKREEFFRVLDWSVTELQTLLGPSRQEKLEQLWQDFWKVVTPPASSVIQQISQRAHDLELALNPYVNDFMEKLDPYTKDLKSELNSLWESFTNSA from the exons ATGAGGTTGTTTGTGGTGCTTGCTCTTGTGGCTTTTACTG GCTGCCAAGCCAATGTTCTGAGGTCAGACGAACCCCAGACACAACTGGGTGTGGTGAAAGGTGCATTTTGGGACTACTTGGGCAAGGCTTCAAAAACTGTCCAAGATTCTTTCACAACCCTCAGAGAGTCTGAGTTGGGTCAGCAAGTGAA caCCAGGATCGAAGACAGTGTACAAATAGCCCGCCAATACACAGCCATTGTGCAGGATCAGGTGTCCATCGTTGGCCAGGAGGCATACGACAAGGTTTCGGAACAAGTGGACCGACTCTCAGAGCGCCTGCAGCAGGATTTAAAAGCAGTGAAGGTGCAGCTGGAGCCCTACACAGAGAAGGTGAGGGCCAACATTAAGCAGCAGGTAGAGAAGCTGGGGCAGAAGGTGGCCCCCTACACAGAGTTCCTGGAGACCAACTACCTCCAGAAGAGAGAAGAGTTTTTCAGGGTCCTGGACTGGAGTGTGACGGAGCTGCAGACCCTGCTGGGCCCCTCCAGGCAGGAGAAACTGGAGCAGCTCTGGCAGGATTTCTGGAAGGTTGTGACTCCCCCAGCTAGCAGCGTCATTCAACAGATTTCCCAAAGAGCCCATGACCTTGAGCTGGCCCTGAATCCCTATGTAAATGATTTTATGGAGAAGCTGGACCCCTACACCAAGGACCTCAAATCCGAGCTCAACTCTCTTTGGGAGTCCTTTACAAATAGTGCCTAA
- the LOC133139192 gene encoding apolipoprotein A-IV-like produces the protein MKLLILLSLVAFTGCHANILWADEPKPQLEQLKDAFWDYVAKATQTAEDSLQVIRQSQLGQEVNAKITESADLASQYAVTLHSQVTPLAQDLLNKISQEAELMKERLGQDVSTVRAQLEPYAEELRANIELQVEKLRQEVAPYTESLDTEALKATLLQKSEELKQTLEQKVKELQSQLGPYTEELKEKVEQRLQEFQLSVAPLTESLQTQLTQRAKMLQQSLAPYAEDLREKLDPYAQDLKSQLTSLWESFAKSA, from the exons ATGAAGCTCCTTATTCTGCTTTCACTTGTGGCATTTACAG GTTGCCATGCCAACATTCTATGGGCAGATGAGCCCAAGCcacagctggagcagctgaaagatgcattctgggattaTGTTGCCAAGGCGACACAAACTGCTGAGGACTCACTGCAGGTCATCAGACAGTCTCAGCTGGGCCAGGAGGTTAA TGCTAAGATCACAGAGAGCGCAGACCTGGCCAGCCAATACGCAGTCACTCTGCACAGTCAGGTGACTCCTCTGGCCCAGGACCTTCTGAACAAAATCTCCCAGGAGGCCGAGCTAATGAAGGAGCGCCTGGGGCAGGATGTAAGCACAGTGAGGGCCCAGCTGGAGCCCTACGCAGAGGAGCTGAGGGCCAACATTGAGCTGCAGGTGGAGAAGCTGAGGCAGGAGGTGGCCCCCTACACTGAGTCCCTGGACACTGAAGCCCTGAAGGCCACCCTGCTCCAGAAGAGCGAGGAGCTGAAGCAGACCCTGGAGCAGAAAGTGAAGGAGCTGCAGTCCCAGCTGGGCCCCTACACCGAGGAGCTGAAGGAGAAAGTGGAGCAGCGTCTGCAGGAGTTCCAGCTGAGTGTGGCTCCCCTGACCGAGAGCCTCCAGACCCAGCTGACCCAGAGAGCCAAGATGCTTCAGCAAAGCCTGGCACCCTACGCTGAAGACCTGAGGGAGAAGCTCGACCCCTACGCCCAGGACCTCAAATCCCAGCTCACCTCTCTTTGGGAGTCCTTTGCCAAAAGTGCATAA
- the LOC133109744 gene encoding apolipoprotein A-I-like, with translation MRFFVVLALVAFTGCQASVLRSDEPQKQLEQVTDAFWDYVAQAKQTAEDNFKTIRESEFGQQVDAKITDGVKVARQYAAILHDQASVIGQEAYVKVSEQADWLSERLQKDFQEVKAQLEPYTEDLRVKFEQQVETLREEVAPYTESLEKRVKELREQLGPYAEELKETAEQYLEELRQNAAPLAESLRKEIVSKARVLQDKLEPYVEHLKENLSLYVQNIRAQVTAIQESFNDSA, from the exons ATGAGGTTCTTTGTGGTGCTTGCTCTTGTGGCTTTTACTG GCTGCCAAGCTAGTGTTCTGAGGTCAGACGAACCCCAGAAACAACTGGAACAGGTGACAGATGCATTCTGGGACTATGTTGCCCAGGCAAAACAAACTGCCGAAGATAATTTCAAAACCATCAGAGAGTCTGAGTTTGGTCAGCAAGTGGA CGCCAAGATCACAGACGGTGTCAAAGTAGCCCGCCAATACGCGGCCATACTGCACGATCAGGCATCTGTTATTGGTCAGGAGGCGTACGTCAAGGTCTCCGAGCAGGCGGACTGGCTCTCAGAGCGCCTGCAGAAGGATTTTCAAGAAGTGAAGGCCCAGCTGGAGCCCTACACAGAAGACCTGAGGGTCAAGTTTGAGCAGCAGGTGGAGACGCTGAGGGAGGAGGTGGCCCCCTACACTGAGTCCCTGGAGAAGAGAGTGAAGGAGCTGCGGGAGCAGCTGGGCCCCTACGCCGAGGAGCTGAAGGAGACAGCAGAGCAGTACCTGGAGGAGCTCCGGCAGAATGCGGCTCCCCTGGCCGAGAGCCTGCGGAAAGAGATAGTCAGCAAGGCCAGGGTGCTTCAGGACAAACTGGAACCCTACGTAGAACACCTGAAGGAGAACCTGTCCCTGTATGTTCAGAACATCAGAGCCCAAGTCACCGCTATCCAGGAGTCCTTCAACGATAGTGCTTAG
- the LOC133107994 gene encoding apolipoprotein A-I-like, which translates to MRLFVVLALVAFTGCQANVLRSDEPQTQLGMVKDAFWDYLVKASKTALDSFTTLRESELGQQVNTRIEDSVQIARQYAAIVQDQVSIIGQEAYDKVSEQVDRLSERLQQDLRAVKAQLEPYTEQLKANIEQQVERLGQEWQEVAPYTEFVDTLKDTLWQKSMELIRILERSLIRLDTLLGPSTQELRDELAQQNRKFWRIVAPPVGSAINQIERRRYKLVRTLTPYVDDWNEKLDPYTKDLDSWLTSLWESFTKSAQD; encoded by the exons ATGAGGTTGTTTGTGGTGCTTGCTCTTGTGGCTTTTACTG GCTGCCAAGCCAATGTTCTGAGGTCAGACGAACCCCAGACACAACTGGGTATGGTGAAAGATGCATTTTGGGACTACTTGGTCAAGGCTTCAAAAACTGCCCTAGATTCATTCACAACCCTCAGAGAGTCTGAGTTGGGTCAGCAAGTGAA caCCAGGATCGAAGACAGTGTACAAATAGCCCGCCAATACGCAGCCATTGTGCAGGATCAGGTGTCCATCATTGGCCAGGAGGCATACGACAAGGTTTCTGAACAAGTGGACCGACTCTCAGAGCGCCTGCAGCAGGATTTAAGAGCAGTGAAGGCGCAGCTGGAGCCCTACACAGAGCAGCTGAAGGCCAACATTGAGCAGCAGGTGGAGAGGCTAGGGCAGGAGTGGCAGGAGGTGGCCCCCTACACAGAGTTTGTGGACACCCTGAAGGACACCCTGTGGCAGAAGAGCATGGAGCTGATACGGATCCTGGAGCGGAGTCTGATTAGGCTGGACACCCtgctgggcccctccactcagGAGCTGCGGGATGAACTGGCGCAGCAGAACCGGAAGTTCTGGCGGATTGTGGCTCCCCCGGTTGGCAGTGCCATTAACCAGATTGAACGGAGACGATATAAGCTTGTGCGGACCCTGACACCCTATGTAGACGACTGGAACGAGAAGCTGGATCCCTACACCAAGGACCTTGATTCATGGCTGACCTCTCTTTGGGAGTCCTTTACCAAAAGTGCCCAAGACTAA